The following coding sequences lie in one Corynebacterium anserum genomic window:
- a CDS encoding winged helix family transcriptional regulator has protein sequence MKVAVVSRATDISDVLPTLPLLNHEIQLLKAETNSIRLLADCNVVIIDVTGNDLLAARDFCRTVSASHPDLPVVAAIAESSLIALDGSWAVDDFMLPTSTPVEIDARLRLLLMRRPVPVEQADDSHVAAIGGLVVDDITYVARVDGKPLDLTYKEFELLHFLVKNAGRVFSREQLLQDVWGYDYFGGARTVDVHVRRLRAKLGRDYEGVIATVRNVGYKAIDPEEMD, from the coding sequence GTGAAAGTAGCAGTTGTTTCTCGCGCTACTGATATCTCCGACGTGCTGCCCACCCTGCCTCTGTTGAACCATGAGATCCAGCTCTTGAAGGCTGAAACCAATTCCATCCGTTTGCTGGCGGATTGCAACGTGGTGATCATCGATGTCACGGGTAATGATCTGCTGGCTGCGCGTGATTTTTGCCGTACGGTATCTGCTTCTCATCCGGATTTGCCGGTTGTGGCTGCTATCGCGGAGTCGTCTCTTATCGCACTGGATGGTTCGTGGGCGGTAGATGATTTTATGCTGCCAACGTCCACGCCCGTGGAGATTGATGCACGGCTTCGTCTTCTGTTGATGCGTCGGCCGGTGCCGGTAGAGCAGGCCGACGACTCTCACGTGGCCGCAATTGGTGGACTCGTCGTGGACGATATCACCTATGTTGCTCGCGTGGATGGCAAGCCTTTGGATCTTACGTACAAGGAATTCGAGCTGCTGCACTTCCTGGTGAAGAATGCCGGCCGGGTGTTTTCTCGTGAGCAGTTGTTGCAGGATGTGTGGGGCTACGATTATTTCGGCGGAGCGCGGACGGTCGATGTTCATGTTCGTCGTCTCCGCGCCAAGCTGGGGCGCGACTATGAGGGTGTGATCGCAACTGTGCGTAATGTGGGGTACAAGGCCATAGACCCCGAGGAAATGGATTGA
- the pstC gene encoding phosphate ABC transporter permease subunit PstC → MSTANNTELVRERSVEVEDKPDLQAGGTSTTHRPPALGGGKTQGRRVRRPGNVIFESLAKGSAILITVIIALIALFLLVRAVPAMNTLQDGFLSFFTYAERWNTNHATNGGKMQFGIPNLFFTTVLVSLLALLLAMPVALGVAIFLSNYCPKRLVKPLGFMVDLLAAVPSIVFGIWGIQVLGPAIGPFLQWLSSWAGGIFLFNFEQGTSPAFSTARNIFTGGVVLAIMILPVIAATTREVFVQTPQGQIEAALALGATRWEVVRMTVLPFGMSGFVSGSMLGLGRALGETMALYMVIASSPGFRGSLMDGGTTFATAIANAAPEFNDDLKAGAYIAAGLVLFVLTFVVNAAARSAITKKS, encoded by the coding sequence ATGTCAACAGCCAATAACACTGAGCTGGTTCGTGAGCGTAGCGTCGAGGTTGAAGACAAGCCCGACCTACAGGCCGGGGGAACATCAACGACGCATCGGCCGCCTGCATTGGGCGGTGGCAAAACACAAGGCCGTAGGGTGAGACGGCCAGGCAATGTGATCTTCGAATCTTTGGCTAAAGGTTCGGCTATCCTCATCACCGTCATTATCGCGCTGATTGCCTTGTTCTTGTTGGTGCGAGCCGTGCCGGCGATGAATACATTGCAGGATGGCTTCCTCAGCTTCTTCACCTATGCGGAGCGCTGGAACACCAATCACGCCACCAATGGCGGCAAGATGCAGTTCGGTATTCCGAATCTCTTCTTCACAACCGTTTTGGTATCGCTTCTTGCCCTGCTGCTCGCTATGCCGGTCGCGTTAGGAGTGGCGATCTTCCTGTCTAACTACTGTCCGAAGCGTCTAGTGAAACCGTTAGGTTTCATGGTGGATTTGCTGGCAGCGGTGCCGTCGATTGTTTTCGGCATCTGGGGTATCCAGGTTCTCGGACCGGCGATCGGTCCCTTCCTACAATGGCTATCCAGTTGGGCGGGCGGAATTTTCCTCTTCAATTTTGAACAGGGGACTTCCCCTGCATTTTCGACGGCTCGCAATATCTTCACTGGTGGAGTGGTGCTGGCTATCATGATCCTTCCCGTTATCGCGGCCACTACTCGTGAGGTATTCGTCCAAACCCCTCAAGGACAGATAGAGGCAGCCCTTGCGTTGGGAGCCACCCGCTGGGAAGTTGTTCGTATGACCGTGCTTCCTTTCGGCATGTCCGGCTTTGTCTCTGGCAGCATGTTGGGACTCGGACGTGCGCTTGGAGAGACGATGGCTCTGTACATGGTCATTGCTTCTTCTCCGGGGTTCCGCGGTTCCCTCATGGATGGCGGTACCACCTTTGCTACTGCGATCGCGAATGCAGCACCAGAATTCAATGACGATCTCAAAGCTGGCGCGTATATTGCAGCAGGTTTGGTGCTCTTCGTCCTGACTTTCGTGGTGAATGCTGCAGCTCGTTCTGCTATCACCAAGAAGAGTTAA
- the pstS gene encoding phosphate ABC transporter substrate-binding protein PstS: protein MKHIGAAAGVLFASSLVLTACSNADNAAGGGKGDSTSNYDMADVTGELTGEGASSQQNAMENVFAPAFSAAGSSLAYNSTGSGSGQTQFVAGQVDFAGSDSPLKDDQIAAAQKRCDDHPAWHLPMVIGPVAIAYNLDGVDSLNLDTKTIAKIFKGEIKKWNDKAIAAQNKGVELPDQDISVVYRSDESGTSDNFQKFLSASSGEWNSEGKAFPSKVGSGANGSTGVADQVAATPGAITYVESGFAKERKELGIANIDFGSGPVELSKETVNNALSAAQFSGKGNDLIVDSKALYSEKGKNQYPLVLTTYEIVCSAGYDQETAGLVKNFLYTILDNQNQSLEDAGYIPVDGQFKSKLEHAVKALS from the coding sequence ATGAAGCACATCGGCGCAGCTGCCGGTGTACTGTTTGCCAGTTCGCTGGTATTGACTGCCTGCTCTAATGCTGACAATGCTGCCGGTGGAGGCAAAGGTGATTCGACATCTAACTACGATATGGCTGACGTCACCGGCGAACTGACCGGTGAGGGTGCATCCTCGCAGCAGAATGCTATGGAAAATGTCTTTGCACCAGCCTTCTCCGCAGCGGGTTCTTCCCTGGCTTACAACTCCACTGGTTCCGGTTCCGGACAGACCCAGTTTGTCGCCGGCCAGGTGGACTTCGCTGGTTCGGATTCCCCTCTCAAGGACGACCAGATTGCAGCTGCACAGAAGCGCTGTGATGACCATCCTGCATGGCATTTGCCAATGGTCATTGGTCCGGTAGCTATTGCATACAACCTCGATGGCGTGGATTCGCTGAACCTTGATACCAAGACCATTGCCAAGATTTTCAAGGGTGAGATTAAAAAGTGGAACGATAAGGCCATTGCCGCACAAAATAAGGGCGTCGAGCTGCCGGACCAGGATATTTCTGTGGTGTATCGTTCCGATGAATCTGGTACGTCCGATAACTTCCAAAAGTTCCTCAGTGCTTCCTCCGGTGAGTGGAATTCAGAAGGTAAGGCCTTCCCATCGAAAGTCGGTTCGGGAGCGAATGGTTCCACTGGAGTCGCAGACCAGGTTGCAGCCACCCCTGGAGCTATCACTTACGTGGAGTCCGGCTTCGCGAAGGAACGCAAGGAGCTGGGTATCGCCAACATTGACTTCGGTTCCGGCCCCGTGGAACTATCCAAAGAAACCGTGAACAACGCTCTATCCGCGGCACAGTTCTCTGGCAAAGGCAACGACCTCATCGTCGATTCCAAGGCTCTGTACTCCGAAAAAGGTAAGAACCAGTACCCATTGGTGCTCACTACCTATGAAATCGTATGTTCTGCTGGTTATGACCAAGAGACTGCTGGGTTAGTTAAGAACTTCCTCTACACGATTTTGGATAATCAGAACCAGTCCCTTGAAGATGCTGGTTACATTCCAGTCGATGGCCAGTTCAAGTCCAAGCTAGAGCACGCTGTTAAAGCTCTTTCCTAA
- the mshD gene encoding mycothiol synthase: MTNAMIFTPFEDLHAHPAVVEKVMGLLAEVRDYDDVAALGEAFVRGIEEDHDYRHVIASEGEIDSGEVVGIIALDTNRTLELAVSPSRRHHGIGRALFEEIARAFDLEGAVDVWAHGDSPSAQKLVEVMGGRRTRELLKMAVKCAPGSGHSEHFLKEEAHAWREVEDQDIEVLTYPQAVEKYGEEFVDEEWVRVNNEAFAWHPEQGGWDIERLVSARDTSWYRPDGVWMLWTTDEINGESRCMGVHWTKLPLEEREKPSGERTGEVYVVCLANEARGKGLGGPMTLIGMGSLLHEGVGVIELYVEGDNAPAVATYRRLGFEVVHTDVVYRGLLAPHK, encoded by the coding sequence ATGACGAACGCCATGATTTTCACGCCATTCGAGGATCTCCATGCGCATCCTGCCGTGGTGGAGAAAGTCATGGGGCTCCTCGCTGAAGTGCGCGACTACGATGACGTGGCCGCGCTAGGGGAGGCCTTTGTGCGAGGAATTGAAGAGGATCACGATTATCGTCACGTGATTGCTTCGGAGGGGGAGATCGATTCCGGTGAGGTGGTCGGAATCATTGCTCTGGATACTAATCGTACGCTGGAGCTCGCTGTTTCTCCTTCTCGACGCCACCATGGAATCGGCCGGGCGCTTTTTGAAGAAATCGCTCGCGCCTTCGACCTGGAGGGTGCGGTCGATGTGTGGGCTCATGGGGATTCCCCCTCTGCTCAGAAATTAGTAGAGGTGATGGGCGGTCGGCGTACTCGCGAATTACTGAAAATGGCCGTGAAATGCGCTCCGGGGTCGGGCCATAGCGAGCACTTCCTGAAAGAAGAGGCTCATGCTTGGCGTGAGGTGGAGGATCAGGACATCGAGGTGCTCACCTATCCACAAGCTGTAGAGAAATACGGCGAGGAGTTCGTGGATGAAGAGTGGGTTCGTGTGAATAACGAGGCGTTTGCTTGGCATCCGGAGCAGGGGGGATGGGATATCGAGCGCTTAGTGAGTGCTCGCGATACCAGCTGGTACAGGCCTGACGGGGTGTGGATGCTATGGACTACGGATGAGATCAATGGTGAATCTCGGTGCATGGGGGTGCATTGGACGAAGCTTCCGCTTGAGGAACGTGAGAAGCCCTCGGGGGAGAGAACCGGTGAGGTATACGTGGTGTGCTTGGCGAACGAGGCGAGGGGTAAAGGGCTGGGCGGGCCAATGACCCTGATTGGTATGGGTTCCCTGCTTCATGAAGGGGTGGGAGTTATTGAGCTTTACGTCGAGGGGGACAATGCTCCAGCGGTAGCTACCTATCGTCGACTTGGTTTTGAGGTGGTGCACACAGACGTGGTTTATCGCGGATTGCTTGCACCACACAAATGA
- a CDS encoding LmeA family phospholipid-binding protein: MSTSKPWQRTLIRITIGLVVTFLILVLADSLVAARTERRISNTLYEGSNLATPPSVEVTGLPYTAAAFTHEIQTITVGARDVDVPGWGLTSVTSSAQYVTVSRDDVFTGNIHDAPARKVFYRIQLDGVSLGKKMNVSDLLIQNKDDISPRGGWESEAIFEGTPDGYSQPAAIEMQLRIKQGSVHISAVDVIKGPNSKGSGAKVVDGDKLSHNVRADLLKTFSMDIPSEDLPMRGKPVRVYVAGGGVFIESEQYYTSVSIEDLAPYSRPLSKEEKPGL; the protein is encoded by the coding sequence ATGAGCACTTCCAAACCGTGGCAACGCACCCTCATTCGCATCACGATTGGCCTGGTTGTCACCTTCCTGATTCTGGTTTTAGCCGACAGCCTCGTGGCTGCTCGGACGGAACGCCGAATCTCAAATACCCTGTACGAGGGGAGCAACCTCGCCACTCCGCCGTCCGTCGAGGTCACTGGTCTGCCCTATACGGCCGCTGCCTTCACCCACGAGATCCAGACCATCACCGTGGGAGCCCGCGATGTCGACGTTCCTGGCTGGGGGCTCACAAGCGTCACCTCCTCAGCGCAATACGTCACTGTGAGTAGGGACGACGTTTTCACCGGAAACATTCACGACGCTCCCGCCCGAAAGGTTTTCTACCGCATACAGCTAGACGGCGTTTCCCTCGGTAAGAAGATGAACGTCAGCGACCTTCTTATTCAGAATAAGGACGATATTTCTCCTCGCGGGGGTTGGGAATCCGAAGCCATCTTCGAAGGAACCCCGGACGGTTACTCCCAGCCCGCTGCAATCGAAATGCAGCTCCGTATCAAACAGGGGTCGGTGCATATCTCAGCAGTCGACGTCATCAAAGGACCAAACTCGAAGGGTTCCGGCGCGAAGGTTGTCGATGGCGATAAACTCTCCCACAATGTTCGCGCGGATCTCCTCAAGACTTTTTCTATGGACATCCCCTCTGAGGATCTTCCTATGCGGGGAAAACCGGTCCGCGTCTATGTAGCCGGTGGAGGAGTGTTCATCGAATCCGAGCAATACTACACCTCGGTGAGCATCGAAGACCTCGCACCGTATAGCCGCCCGCTCAGCAAGGAAGAAAAGCCCGGACTATAG
- a CDS encoding gluconokinase, which translates to MSAQPLHIVVMGVSGSGKTTLARRIAEQTGRPLLEADDLHPEESMVILHDGTMPDAEARMEWLGSVRDWMTARAREGKSTVVACTALKRVHRERLNEAEGIVFYVHLYGTEDVLADRMARRIGEDMPRELLDAQLSMLETLNPDERGLQLDVSRTPEQLADDAMSAANFAAKAYQC; encoded by the coding sequence ATGTCTGCTCAGCCACTGCACATTGTCGTTATGGGAGTTAGCGGGAGTGGTAAGACTACGCTGGCGCGGCGCATTGCGGAGCAGACGGGGCGTCCCCTACTAGAGGCTGATGACCTACATCCGGAAGAGAGCATGGTGATCCTTCACGATGGCACAATGCCGGACGCAGAAGCCCGCATGGAATGGCTCGGTTCTGTGCGAGATTGGATGACTGCGCGGGCGCGGGAGGGAAAGTCCACTGTTGTGGCCTGTACCGCGTTGAAAAGGGTGCATCGTGAACGCCTCAATGAGGCGGAGGGAATAGTATTTTACGTGCACCTTTATGGTACGGAGGATGTGTTGGCGGATCGTATGGCTCGACGCATCGGTGAAGACATGCCACGAGAATTGTTGGATGCACAACTGTCGATGCTAGAGACTCTCAACCCAGACGAACGTGGCCTTCAACTGGATGTGTCCCGTACTCCGGAGCAATTAGCAGATGACGCCATGTCCGCCGCGAATTTCGCGGCGAAAGCTTATCAGTGCTAG
- the pstB gene encoding phosphate ABC transporter ATP-binding protein PstB, giving the protein MAKRLDLNNVDIYYGDFQAVQDVNLRIPPKAVTAFIGPSGCGKSTVLRTLNRMHEVVPGARVEGEILLDGENIYGSKIDPVAVRNTIGMVFQKANPFPTMSIEENVVAGLKLAGEKNKKKLRTVAEKALRGANLWEEVKDRLDRPGGGLSGGQQQRLCIARAIAMEPEVLLMDEPCSALDPISTLAVEDLIHELKEKFTIVIVTHNMQQAARVSDQTAFFSLEATGRPGQLVEVGPTAKIFENPDKKETEDYISGRFG; this is encoded by the coding sequence ATGGCTAAGCGCCTTGATCTCAACAACGTCGATATCTACTACGGTGATTTCCAGGCCGTACAGGACGTTAACCTGCGGATACCTCCGAAAGCGGTGACTGCATTTATCGGGCCATCTGGGTGTGGAAAATCTACAGTTCTACGCACTTTAAACCGGATGCACGAGGTTGTCCCCGGTGCTCGTGTGGAGGGAGAAATCCTTCTGGACGGTGAAAATATCTACGGCTCAAAGATCGATCCCGTTGCGGTGCGAAACACCATTGGCATGGTGTTTCAAAAAGCTAACCCGTTTCCCACCATGTCTATTGAAGAAAATGTCGTTGCTGGTTTGAAGCTGGCCGGAGAGAAGAACAAGAAAAAACTGCGGACTGTTGCTGAGAAAGCGCTTCGTGGCGCAAACCTGTGGGAGGAAGTGAAGGATCGCCTGGATAGGCCGGGTGGAGGTTTGTCAGGCGGTCAGCAGCAGCGTCTTTGCATCGCTCGAGCTATCGCAATGGAACCCGAGGTGCTGCTCATGGACGAACCATGTTCAGCATTAGATCCTATTTCCACTCTCGCGGTGGAAGACCTCATCCATGAGCTCAAGGAAAAGTTCACCATCGTCATCGTGACGCACAACATGCAGCAAGCGGCACGCGTATCTGATCAGACTGCTTTCTTCTCTTTGGAGGCTACGGGTCGGCCTGGCCAGTTGGTCGAGGTCGGCCCAACCGCCAAGATTTTTGAGAATCCAGATAAGAAGGAAACCGAGGACTATATCTCGGGGCGCTTTGGCTAG
- the pstA gene encoding phosphate ABC transporter permease PstA: MTNAVAHKDQQTDSLFTTISSSRKYKDKAAHGIIYLAMAVAVAPLLWVLVTVVINGIPSLLSVHWWAFDMAGQANNAPGGGIVHAIIGTLVQVLVTSLISVPIGVLTGIYLVEYARGGFLARITTFMVDILTGVPSIVAALFVYAMWITMFGFDRSGFAVSIALVLLMVPIIVRNTEEMLRIVPMDLREASYALGVPKWKTILKIVLPTALSGIVTGVMLAVARVMGESAPVLILVGSTSAINWNVFDGNQNSLPLFMLQMYRAGSNPFVLERMWGAALTLVFLVAALMLGARFISKRFSAKV, translated from the coding sequence ATGACTAATGCTGTAGCGCACAAAGACCAGCAGACGGACTCTCTGTTTACGACGATTTCCTCTTCACGCAAGTACAAGGATAAGGCTGCTCACGGCATTATCTACCTGGCGATGGCTGTCGCGGTAGCGCCACTGCTGTGGGTGCTGGTCACCGTAGTGATCAATGGGATCCCAAGCCTGTTGTCTGTACATTGGTGGGCTTTCGATATGGCGGGGCAGGCTAACAATGCCCCTGGTGGTGGCATTGTCCATGCCATCATTGGCACACTCGTGCAGGTATTGGTGACTTCGTTGATTTCTGTGCCAATCGGTGTGCTAACCGGGATCTATTTGGTGGAGTATGCTCGTGGAGGTTTCCTTGCCCGTATCACCACTTTTATGGTGGATATTCTCACGGGCGTTCCTTCTATCGTTGCTGCATTGTTCGTGTATGCCATGTGGATCACCATGTTCGGCTTCGACCGTTCTGGATTCGCAGTGTCTATCGCTCTGGTTTTGCTGATGGTTCCAATTATCGTTCGCAATACGGAGGAGATGCTGCGCATCGTTCCTATGGATTTGCGCGAAGCGTCGTATGCGCTGGGAGTGCCGAAATGGAAGACCATCTTGAAAATCGTGTTGCCCACCGCCTTATCTGGCATTGTGACGGGCGTGATGCTTGCCGTTGCCCGTGTGATGGGGGAGTCCGCTCCTGTGTTGATCCTGGTGGGGTCCACTTCAGCGATCAACTGGAACGTCTTCGATGGCAATCAAAATTCCCTGCCACTATTCATGCTGCAGATGTACCGCGCGGGTAGCAATCCGTTCGTGCTTGAGCGTATGTGGGGAGCGGCTTTGACCCTTGTGTTTTTGGTGGCTGCCTTGATGTTGGGAGCACGTTTTATTTCCAAGCGCTTCTCAGCCAAGGTCTAG